A window of SAR116 cluster alpha proteobacterium HIMB100 genomic DNA:
GAGGGCAGCGCTCTATCCAGCTGAGCTACGGGTGCATCGGGTGAGCTGGCCTTCTTTTAGATGATTTCCGCTGCGGTGACAAGATTTTTACGCCAGCTCGGCGTTCAGACCTGATCATTGCCGCTGGTCAGCTGCAGGAAGATATCTTCTAAATCCGGCTCATCGGTGCTGACATCACCAATCGTAATGTCATGGCGGATAAAGCGGGCCAGAATATCTCCGGCTGTTGTTTCATTCGGGTTAAATCTGATCTTCACGCCGGCTTCAGTGCGGACCAGTTGAAGGGCGGCAATTTCAGCTGGCAATGTCTGTGGACAGCCGCCGGGAAGCTGGACGCTGAGGTCCTTTTGGGCAGCTGAACGCAGCAATTCCGCCTTAGGAGATGAGGTGATAATCTGGCCATGGTTCAAAATGGCAACATGGTCGCATAAGGCTTCTGCTTCTTCCAGATAATGTGTGGTCAGCACAATGGTTACGCCGCTTTCATTTAAGGCACGGATTGTCTCCCACAGGCGCTGGCGCAAAGCCACATCCACACCGGCGGTCGGTTCATCCAGAACCAATACTGGCGGTTGATGAACCATTGCTTTGCCAACCAGAAGGCGTCTGCGCATGCCGCCTGATAATGTGCGC
This region includes:
- a CDS encoding ABC-type multidrug transport system, ATPase component (PFAM: ABC transporter), whose amino-acid sequence is MTSAPLHFTWHNTDSDANTEMAISARNIVKTYKGSSATGPKQALKGIDLDIPKGGIFGLLGPNGAGKSTFINILGGTVVKTSGHVTIWGTNLDKDPRQARANIGIVPQELNIDVYFTPRELLHFTAGLYGVPAAERDVDAILETVGLTEQANAYARTLSGGMRRRLLVGKAMVHQPPVLVLDEPTAGVDVALRQRLWETIRALNESGVTIVLTTHYLEEAEALCDHVAILNHGQIITSSPKAELLRSAAQKDLSVQLPGGCPQTLPAEIAALQLVRTEAGVKIRFNPNETTAGDILARFIRHDITIGDVSTDEPDLEDIFLQLTSGNDQV